A single genomic interval of Desulfobacterales bacterium harbors:
- the cooS gene encoding anaerobic carbon-monoxide dehydrogenase catalytic subunit → MDLATQIMIARAQELGVETVFDRAESMKPCNIGVQGTCCKNCSMGPCRLPLTKSVGDGPDERKGLCGATANTIAARNFARMVAGGASAHSDHGRCVAEVFMAVARKESADYKIKDTQKLLAVAEALGVAITVKTDDGTEADRDMDEIALEVAEIALAEWGKPEGELLYMKRAPQPLYEKWKKAGVLPRNIDREIVEIMHRTHMGVDQDYKNIVKQCTRAALADGWGGSMLATDLQDVLFGTPYPIQSEANLGIMKEDHVNIIIHGHEPVLSEMIVAAAQSKEMVDYAKSMGAKGIQLGGICCTGNEMLQRHGVPPAGTFLQQELAIITGACDAMVVDIQCIFQNLANVAKCFHTKLITTHPIARMEQDNVIHIEFDEHHAMDDAKRIVRMSIENFKNRRTEVMIPRQKATQIAGFGVESIKYHLGGTFRGSYYTLNDNIINGRIRGIAGVVGCNNARTRHNEGHILVVKELIKNDVVVLTTGCNGIACAMEGLLTPETAAVFCGPGLREVCETVGIPPVLHMGSCVDNSRILLAATEVVKAGGLGKDISDLPVAGSAPEWMSEKAISIGHYFVTSGVYTVFGVTFPSSGAPVFENYLFKDLEKTYGGMWDFEIDPIKHAHKMIAHIDKKRKALGIDKARERVLMDMADRQKLEAI, encoded by the coding sequence ATGGATCTTGCGACCCAGATTATGATCGCACGCGCTCAGGAACTCGGTGTTGAAACCGTTTTTGACAGAGCTGAAAGCATGAAGCCCTGTAACATTGGGGTTCAGGGCACCTGCTGCAAAAATTGTTCAATGGGTCCCTGCCGGTTGCCCTTAACCAAATCCGTCGGAGACGGGCCGGATGAACGCAAAGGCCTCTGCGGCGCAACAGCGAACACCATTGCCGCAAGAAACTTTGCCCGCATGGTGGCCGGCGGCGCCTCCGCACACTCGGATCATGGCCGTTGCGTGGCCGAAGTATTTATGGCTGTGGCGCGAAAAGAGTCCGCGGATTATAAGATCAAAGACACGCAGAAACTTCTGGCGGTAGCTGAGGCCTTGGGCGTTGCCATCACAGTGAAAACTGATGACGGTACCGAAGCGGATCGGGATATGGATGAGATCGCTTTGGAAGTAGCCGAAATAGCGCTGGCCGAATGGGGCAAACCGGAAGGCGAGTTGCTTTATATGAAACGGGCACCGCAACCGCTTTACGAAAAATGGAAAAAAGCCGGCGTTCTTCCCCGAAATATCGATCGGGAAATCGTTGAAATCATGCATCGCACCCATATGGGGGTTGATCAGGATTATAAGAATATCGTCAAGCAGTGTACGCGCGCCGCGCTGGCGGATGGATGGGGTGGCTCCATGCTGGCGACCGACCTTCAGGATGTTTTGTTCGGAACCCCGTATCCGATACAGTCCGAAGCGAACCTGGGCATCATGAAGGAAGATCATGTCAACATTATCATTCATGGTCATGAGCCGGTTCTTTCCGAGATGATCGTGGCTGCTGCTCAATCCAAGGAAATGGTTGATTACGCCAAGAGCATGGGGGCCAAGGGCATTCAGTTGGGCGGCATCTGTTGTACTGGAAACGAAATGTTGCAGCGCCACGGCGTGCCGCCGGCAGGCACCTTCCTTCAGCAGGAACTTGCCATCATCACCGGCGCCTGCGATGCCATGGTGGTCGATATTCAGTGTATTTTTCAGAACCTGGCCAATGTCGCTAAATGCTTCCACACCAAATTGATCACCACGCATCCCATTGCCCGTATGGAGCAGGACAATGTGATTCATATTGAATTTGATGAGCATCATGCCATGGATGACGCCAAGCGGATCGTCCGCATGTCCATCGAAAATTTTAAAAACCGCCGCACAGAGGTCATGATTCCCCGCCAGAAAGCGACACAGATTGCTGGGTTTGGGGTTGAATCCATTAAATACCATCTGGGTGGCACCTTCAGGGGTAGCTATTACACGCTCAATGACAATATTATCAACGGCCGGATTCGCGGCATTGCCGGTGTTGTCGGTTGCAACAACGCCAGAACCCGTCATAATGAGGGGCATATTCTGGTGGTCAAGGAATTGATCAAAAATGACGTCGTTGTTCTCACCACGGGATGCAACGGCATTGCCTGCGCCATGGAAGGACTGTTGACGCCGGAAACCGCTGCGGTATTCTGTGGCCCTGGTCTGAGAGAAGTCTGCGAGACCGTCGGCATTCCGCCGGTTCTGCACATGGGCTCCTGTGTGGATAACAGCCGAATTCTGCTGGCGGCAACCGAAGTGGTGAAGGCGGGCGGTCTTGGAAAAGACATATCCGATCTACCGGTGGCCGGCAGCGCGCCGGAGTGGATGAGTGAAAAAGCCATTTCCATCGGACATTATTTTGTCACCTCAGGCGTCTATACCGTATTCGGCGTCACCTTCCCGAGTAGCGGCGCTCCCGTCTTTGAAAACTATCTGTTCAAAGACCTGGAAAAGACTTATGGCGGCATGTGGGATTTTGAAATTGACCCGATCAAACATGCACACAAGATGATCGCCCATATCGACAAAAAGCGTAAAGCCCTCGGCATCGACAAAGCCAGAGAGCGCGTTCTGATGGATATGGCCGACCGGCAAAAATTGGAGGCAATATAA
- the acsB gene encoding acetyl-CoA decarbonylase/synthase complex subunit alpha/beta yields MSKLVAFAAIQGGYNIVSKVEGEYQKALETFDASTKVGFPNTAYYLPVIYSLLGIKVETLEDMKKPLEFARKLLPPHVKGANHLPYLGPLLDAGMAALLAFEIKEAIRYLNQPDFYLHSEDIDEDAGKIWLGAADDTVFRKRGVEFVDGSAPGFAAIVGAAPNPEIAKLIVEDYQKRSLYIFLAANHNGTTVAQQLLEAGVQIGWNTRIVPFGPDISSAIFALGFANRAAMAFGGVQPGDYKKMLLYNKDRIFAFVNALGDVGTEWGAAAAGCVNWGFPTLADTDIPEILPTGICTYEHVVANVPHAEMCQRSVEVRGLKVTVSQIDIPLAFGPAYEGERVRGKDLYAQCGSKTQCTELAKMAEMNEIEDGKVEIIGPDVTELKEGATFPMGIYVQIAGREFQTDFEPILERQIHHLVNYIQGVMHAGQRDISWIRISKSAMEKGFSLKHIGKVLHAKFHQDFQKIVDKVQVTLFTKQEDVDKLTARARGEYKLRDERVEKMTDEDVETYYSCTLCQSFAPSHVCSVSPERTGLCGAYNWMDCKASFEINPTGPNQPIEKGECIDPKLGQWKGVNDFIQKASRGAVTHYNFYSMVVDPMTTCGCCECIAAMLPSCNGVMTVSRDYAGETPCGMKFTTLAGVMGGGASSPGFVGHSKYNITQRKFIIGDGGLLRMVWMPKILKDELKDRLIKRGEEMGVPDLFDKIADETVGTTEEEVLAFLQEKGHPALSMPSIIG; encoded by the coding sequence ATGTCCAAATTAGTCGCATTTGCCGCTATACAAGGTGGCTACAATATCGTTTCCAAAGTCGAAGGAGAATACCAGAAAGCCCTGGAGACCTTTGACGCCTCCACAAAAGTCGGGTTTCCCAACACCGCTTATTATCTGCCGGTGATTTACTCCCTTCTGGGAATTAAAGTTGAAACCCTGGAAGACATGAAAAAGCCGTTGGAATTTGCCCGCAAGCTGTTACCGCCCCATGTTAAAGGCGCCAATCACCTGCCGTACCTCGGCCCCCTTTTGGATGCCGGTATGGCGGCATTGCTGGCTTTTGAAATCAAGGAAGCCATCCGGTATCTGAACCAACCGGATTTTTATCTCCACTCGGAAGATATCGATGAAGACGCCGGCAAAATCTGGCTGGGCGCTGCGGACGATACGGTTTTCCGTAAACGCGGCGTGGAATTTGTCGATGGCTCGGCCCCCGGGTTTGCCGCGATTGTTGGAGCAGCACCGAATCCCGAAATCGCCAAATTGATTGTTGAAGACTATCAGAAACGAAGCCTTTACATCTTTCTGGCAGCCAATCATAACGGCACCACAGTTGCTCAGCAGTTGCTGGAAGCCGGCGTTCAAATCGGCTGGAATACCCGTATTGTTCCCTTTGGCCCGGATATCTCCTCCGCCATTTTCGCGCTCGGGTTCGCCAACCGCGCCGCCATGGCCTTTGGTGGTGTGCAGCCGGGTGATTACAAAAAAATGCTGCTATATAATAAGGACAGAATCTTTGCCTTTGTAAACGCGTTGGGTGATGTAGGCACCGAATGGGGCGCTGCGGCAGCCGGTTGTGTGAACTGGGGCTTTCCGACGCTCGCGGATACGGATATTCCCGAGATTCTTCCTACGGGTATCTGTACCTATGAACATGTGGTCGCCAATGTTCCGCATGCTGAAATGTGCCAGCGCTCGGTCGAGGTTCGCGGTCTAAAGGTCACGGTATCTCAGATCGACATTCCGCTGGCGTTCGGCCCCGCCTATGAAGGGGAACGGGTTCGCGGCAAGGATCTGTATGCGCAATGCGGCAGCAAGACCCAGTGTACGGAGCTTGCGAAGATGGCCGAAATGAATGAAATCGAGGACGGCAAGGTGGAGATCATCGGACCCGATGTTACGGAACTTAAAGAGGGCGCCACCTTCCCGATGGGTATCTACGTTCAGATCGCGGGCCGGGAATTTCAGACGGATTTCGAACCGATTCTCGAACGTCAGATTCACCACCTGGTCAACTACATTCAGGGCGTCATGCATGCCGGTCAGCGCGATATCTCCTGGATTCGGATTAGTAAATCTGCCATGGAAAAAGGATTCAGCCTGAAACATATCGGTAAGGTGCTGCATGCCAAATTCCATCAGGATTTCCAGAAGATCGTCGACAAAGTACAGGTCACGCTCTTCACAAAACAAGAGGATGTGGACAAACTAACCGCCAGGGCCCGCGGGGAATATAAGCTGCGGGATGAGCGGGTGGAAAAGATGACGGACGAGGATGTCGAGACTTATTATTCTTGTACGCTGTGCCAGTCCTTTGCGCCGAGCCATGTTTGTTCGGTCAGTCCCGAGCGGACCGGTCTTTGCGGTGCCTATAACTGGATGGACTGCAAGGCCTCTTTCGAAATCAATCCGACCGGCCCGAACCAGCCCATTGAAAAGGGTGAATGTATCGATCCGAAACTCGGCCAGTGGAAAGGTGTTAATGACTTTATTCAAAAAGCCTCCCGCGGCGCTGTTACGCATTATAATTTCTACTCCATGGTTGTTGATCCCATGACGACCTGTGGGTGTTGTGAATGTATCGCGGCCATGCTGCCGTCCTGTAATGGCGTTATGACCGTCAGCCGTGATTATGCCGGCGAAACGCCCTGCGGGATGAAGTTTACGACGCTGGCCGGTGTTATGGGCGGCGGGGCCTCTTCTCCCGGGTTCGTGGGCCACTCAAAATACAATATCACGCAGCGGAAGTTTATCATCGGAGACGGCGGATTGCTGCGCATGGTCTGGATGCCCAAAATCCTTAAAGACGAGCTTAAAGACCGCTTGATTAAACGCGGAGAAGAAATGGGTGTTCCGGATCTGTTCGACAAAATTGCGGATGAAACGGTCGGAACGACAGAGGAAGAAGTGTTGGCGTTCCTGCAGGAAAAGGGACATCCCGCACTTTCCATGCCTTCGATCATCGGTTAA
- the acsC gene encoding acetyl-CoA decarbonylase/synthase complex subunit gamma — translation MALTGIQIFKLLPKTNCKECGVPTCLAFAMNLASGKAELDSCPYVSDEARAQLAEAAAPPIRPVAIGKGVRAFTAGGETVLYRHEKTFFNPTALAATVPSDIAADALKAKLTAWNALQYERVGLNLRPELVAVKDVNGDAAAFAKTAKTVAETSEFNVILMTQDAAVMKAGIEAAGFKKPLMYTATAANVDAFGALAKENNLPLAVKADSVEALIPLTDKLTGLGLKDLVIDSGAREIKKNLEDNIVIRRAALKSANRALGFPTINFASEMASNLDMETLIASMQIAKYGGIIVMSDFAAEGVFPLLLERLNIFTDPQRPMTVTEGIYEIGNPNENSPVLVTTNFALTYFIVSGEIEGSKVPAWLLIKDSEGLSVLTAWAAGKFSGDDVGAFVKKSGIMDKVKHKELIIPGYAAAIAGDVEEELPGWTITVGPREAAHLPAFLKSR, via the coding sequence ATGGCATTAACCGGAATTCAGATATTCAAACTCCTGCCGAAAACAAATTGCAAGGAATGCGGCGTTCCCACATGTCTGGCCTTTGCCATGAACCTGGCATCCGGCAAGGCGGAGCTGGACAGCTGCCCTTACGTATCTGACGAGGCCCGGGCTCAACTGGCGGAAGCCGCCGCCCCGCCGATCCGACCCGTTGCAATCGGAAAAGGGGTTCGGGCGTTTACCGCCGGCGGAGAAACCGTATTATATCGCCATGAAAAAACCTTTTTCAACCCGACGGCTTTGGCTGCTACGGTACCCTCCGACATTGCGGCCGATGCGCTGAAAGCAAAACTTACCGCATGGAACGCGTTGCAGTATGAGCGCGTGGGGCTCAACCTGAGACCCGAACTCGTGGCGGTAAAGGATGTGAACGGCGATGCCGCGGCCTTTGCCAAAACAGCCAAAACAGTGGCGGAGACCTCGGAATTCAATGTGATTCTGATGACTCAGGACGCTGCCGTAATGAAGGCCGGTATTGAAGCAGCCGGCTTTAAGAAACCGTTGATGTATACAGCCACCGCAGCCAACGTGGATGCGTTCGGCGCCCTGGCCAAAGAAAATAATCTGCCGTTGGCTGTCAAAGCGGACAGTGTGGAAGCGCTCATTCCGCTGACCGATAAACTGACCGGCCTGGGGCTAAAAGATCTCGTCATTGATTCAGGTGCTAGAGAAATCAAGAAAAACCTGGAAGACAATATTGTCATTCGACGGGCGGCCCTTAAATCGGCAAATCGTGCACTGGGCTTTCCGACCATTAATTTCGCAAGTGAAATGGCCTCCAACTTGGACATGGAAACGCTCATCGCCAGCATGCAGATTGCCAAGTACGGCGGCATTATCGTCATGTCCGATTTCGCAGCGGAAGGGGTTTTCCCGTTGCTTCTGGAACGGCTCAATATTTTCACCGATCCTCAGCGGCCCATGACCGTAACGGAAGGCATTTACGAGATCGGGAATCCGAATGAGAACTCACCGGTGCTTGTCACCACGAATTTCGCCTTGACGTATTTTATCGTTTCCGGTGAAATTGAAGGCAGCAAAGTTCCCGCATGGTTGCTCATAAAGGATTCCGAGGGGCTGAGCGTTTTGACGGCGTGGGCGGCCGGCAAATTTTCCGGCGATGATGTGGGTGCGTTTGTGAAAAAGTCCGGCATCATGGACAAGGTTAAACATAAAGAGCTGATTATTCCGGGCTATGCAGCGGCGATCGCCGGCGATGTGGAAGAAGAACTCCCCGGATGGACTATCACGGTCGGACCGCGCGAAGCCGCGCATCTTCCGGCATTTCTTAAATCAAGATAA
- a CDS encoding dihydropteroate synthase, with the protein MLLIGESLNVISKKIGKAFKERDPKPIQEEALFQKQKGMDYIDINLGPAKKDGHELMPWVVQVVQEVVSDIPLVLDTSNIAAIEAALKVVKPCGTPHMINSIMCRPERYEKMVPMAAEYNADFIALMWGPEGLPRDENERAALCVELLYFANEAGIPNEKIWVDGIVTPVNIQQPQAISLMNFQSMIPEMAPGARSTCGLSNISNGAPDHLRPIINQTYMVMLQKHGMQSVIADPLDDRLIAIAKGQRQDIVDLIYGMMDGVDPNMAGLTKEMQDFAKTVNIITGKALYSDSWLDI; encoded by the coding sequence ATGTTACTCATCGGCGAAAGTTTGAACGTAATTTCAAAGAAAATAGGGAAGGCGTTCAAAGAAAGAGATCCGAAACCGATCCAGGAAGAAGCACTGTTTCAAAAACAAAAAGGGATGGATTACATTGACATCAACCTGGGGCCGGCCAAAAAAGACGGCCATGAATTGATGCCCTGGGTGGTGCAGGTGGTGCAGGAAGTCGTTTCCGATATTCCGTTGGTCCTGGATACTTCCAATATCGCTGCCATCGAAGCGGCGCTGAAAGTTGTCAAGCCCTGTGGCACCCCGCACATGATCAACTCCATTATGTGTCGTCCGGAACGCTATGAGAAAATGGTTCCCATGGCTGCGGAATACAATGCCGATTTTATCGCCCTGATGTGGGGCCCCGAGGGCTTGCCCCGGGATGAAAACGAGCGGGCCGCGCTCTGTGTCGAATTGCTCTATTTTGCCAATGAAGCCGGCATTCCCAATGAAAAAATCTGGGTGGACGGTATCGTTACCCCCGTTAACATTCAGCAACCCCAGGCTATCAGTCTGATGAACTTTCAGTCGATGATTCCGGAGATGGCTCCGGGCGCGCGCAGCACCTGTGGACTCTCCAATATTTCCAACGGCGCGCCGGATCACCTGCGCCCGATTATCAACCAGACCTACATGGTCATGCTGCAAAAGCACGGCATGCAGTCGGTGATTGCCGATCCGCTCGATGACCGTCTGATCGCCATCGCAAAAGGCCAACGTCAGGACATCGTGGATCTTATCTACGGCATGATGGATGGCGTGGATCCGAATATGGCCGGCCTGACCAAGGAAATGCAGGATTTTGCCAAAACCGTCAATATTATTACGGGGAAAGCCCTGTACTCCGATTCATGGCTTGATATTTAA
- the csrA gene encoding carbon storage regulator CsrA, with product MLVLTRKVGEKLLIGDDIIVQVIEVNRGNIRLGIEAPGHVSIMRFEVYERIREENVKAASPKAAMDIQRVADLWKKNKGENH from the coding sequence ATGCTGGTACTGACACGGAAGGTCGGTGAGAAATTGCTGATCGGCGATGATATCATCGTTCAGGTGATAGAGGTGAATCGCGGGAACATTCGCCTCGGTATTGAAGCGCCGGGACACGTTTCCATCATGCGCTTTGAGGTGTACGAACGAATCCGGGAAGAGAATGTGAAGGCTGCTAGCCCAAAAGCCGCTATGGATATTCAACGGGTGGCTGATCTTTGGAAAAAAAATAAAGGGGAAAACCATTGA
- the fliW gene encoding flagellar assembly protein FliW, translating into MKIETRQFGTMVIEPEKIYTMPGGMPGFPGMKRFVILKREEIWPFYCLQCIDDSELCFYIMDPILFKADYAINLSQTAKEAGWEGDLEAIKLYVIVNTSAGVPEKITANLLGPLLIHIKRFEAVQLVLHDSNYSHQHPIFETR; encoded by the coding sequence TTGAAGATTGAAACAAGGCAGTTCGGTACGATGGTCATTGAGCCGGAAAAAATATACACCATGCCGGGGGGCATGCCGGGGTTTCCGGGCATGAAGCGGTTTGTGATCCTCAAGCGAGAGGAGATATGGCCGTTTTACTGTTTGCAATGTATCGATGATTCGGAATTGTGTTTTTATATTATGGACCCCATTTTGTTTAAAGCGGATTATGCCATCAATTTGTCCCAAACGGCCAAAGAGGCCGGCTGGGAAGGGGATTTGGAAGCCATTAAACTCTACGTGATCGTTAATACGTCCGCCGGGGTTCCGGAAAAGATAACCGCCAATCTTCTTGGGCCGCTTTTGATCCATATCAAGCGGTTCGAAGCGGTGCAACTCGTCCTTCACGACAGCAACTATTCTCACCAGCACCCGATTTTTGAAACACGATAA
- a CDS encoding flagellar protein FlaG — MFETITQTASKVQNGGELPPPHVVPVKAAATAEMPSTNSSAKLPPEQAIPVEAEEKASKVTQKMLAALEQDIESIHNIRIQFSMHDKTGRTMIKIMDKTTEKLIREIPSEEVLNLAAKIEEMIGILFDKKV, encoded by the coding sequence ATGTTTGAAACCATCACGCAGACTGCGTCGAAAGTGCAAAACGGAGGGGAGTTGCCCCCCCCCCACGTTGTTCCGGTAAAAGCCGCAGCAACGGCCGAAATGCCGAGCACGAACAGTTCCGCGAAACTCCCTCCAGAGCAGGCGATTCCCGTTGAGGCAGAGGAGAAGGCAAGCAAAGTTACACAGAAAATGCTGGCAGCGCTTGAGCAGGACATCGAATCCATTCATAATATCAGGATTCAGTTTTCAATGCATGATAAAACCGGCCGGACCATGATCAAAATTATGGATAAAACCACCGAAAAATTGATACGGGAAATTCCGTCCGAAGAGGTGCTGAACCTGGCCGCTAAAATTGAAGAGATGATCGGCATCTTGTTCGATAAAAAGGTGTAG
- the fliS gene encoding flagellar export chaperone FliS, giving the protein MYQTGCNAYRQSAGNTIEDNRVVLLKLYNGTLKFIANAKRGLIENSPKIRGENISKVMAIITELDCALDMDKGGALSLQLRGLYRYVMAQLTSGNIHNDLKSLDRAETILLTLKEGFEAALQQQKNTISASVQTPGLEMHRPMERVSCAI; this is encoded by the coding sequence ATGTACCAGACGGGATGCAACGCATACAGGCAATCAGCAGGCAATACGATCGAAGATAACCGCGTGGTCCTTTTAAAATTGTATAACGGTACGCTTAAATTTATCGCCAACGCCAAGCGGGGACTTATTGAAAACTCTCCCAAAATTCGCGGTGAAAATATCTCCAAAGTCATGGCGATTATTACCGAACTCGATTGCGCACTGGACATGGACAAGGGCGGCGCACTATCCCTGCAATTAAGAGGCTTATACCGGTATGTGATGGCGCAGCTCACAAGCGGAAACATTCATAATGATTTGAAGTCGTTGGACCGTGCGGAAACTATTCTGCTGACCTTGAAAGAGGGGTTTGAAGCAGCCCTTCAACAGCAAAAAAATACGATCAGCGCGTCGGTGCAAACGCCCGGGCTTGAAATGCATCGTCCCATGGAGAGGGTTAGCTGTGCCATCTGA
- the fliD gene encoding flagellar filament capping protein FliD, whose product MSISVGGLMSGLDTDSIIEQLVTIERRPILQLQSKEADFQLKLSAYGSLRSALSSLDSALNGLDKAEDFTKFSASSANTDIFTVSASSDAITGSFNITVHNLAQVHKLTSTGFEEEESVGEGTLTIQVGAGAEMMVDVADGSTIQDVADAVNAKEGDVTAGVIYDGTHYFLSLTTAKTGEANVIKVTVDDTGDSNHTNDSGLSRLAYEKGVTENLIENQAALDATIDVDGVSGIKRASNTLNDVITGVTIELVNAHDDPDTESTQLSIGRNSAAVVSSVDAFISAYNELVDFFTTNQRFDKTSGTGGPLLGDATAKLIQRRLSAVLNSNSTGMDSVGRLADLGISRDVDGKLKMTTATLTGALKENFNGVVQFFSHTSDGEEGFSVRMRDELDSMLNSINGSITARQKGIQNSIDGIQEDVDRIETRVTASESRIRAQFNALELLLSEYQTTGNYLTQQITSLQNLNTSIANR is encoded by the coding sequence ATGTCGATTTCCGTTGGCGGTCTGATGTCGGGCCTGGACACCGACAGCATTATCGAGCAGCTCGTAACCATAGAACGCCGCCCGATTCTTCAGCTTCAGAGCAAAGAAGCAGACTTTCAGCTCAAGCTTTCCGCCTACGGGAGCCTTCGGAGTGCATTGAGCAGTCTCGACTCGGCCCTTAACGGACTCGATAAGGCAGAAGATTTCACGAAATTTTCAGCGTCTTCCGCGAACACCGACATCTTCACGGTTTCAGCCTCCAGCGATGCGATTACCGGTTCTTTCAACATCACCGTCCACAACCTGGCCCAGGTGCATAAACTGACCAGCACCGGCTTTGAAGAGGAAGAAAGCGTCGGTGAGGGAACACTGACCATCCAAGTGGGCGCCGGCGCCGAAATGATGGTTGATGTGGCAGACGGCAGCACCATCCAGGATGTGGCCGATGCCGTCAATGCCAAAGAAGGAGACGTGACGGCCGGCGTTATTTATGACGGCACCCATTATTTTCTTTCGCTGACGACTGCCAAAACCGGCGAAGCGAATGTGATCAAGGTAACCGTTGATGACACCGGCGACAGCAACCATACGAACGATAGCGGCCTGTCGCGATTAGCCTATGAAAAGGGCGTGACGGAAAATCTCATTGAAAACCAGGCGGCCCTTGATGCCACCATTGATGTGGACGGGGTTTCCGGTATCAAGCGGGCTTCCAATACGCTGAATGACGTGATTACCGGCGTTACGATCGAGCTGGTAAACGCCCACGACGACCCGGACACCGAATCAACGCAACTCTCGATCGGCCGTAATAGTGCTGCTGTTGTGTCGTCGGTTGACGCCTTTATTTCGGCCTATAACGAATTGGTCGATTTTTTTACGACAAACCAGCGCTTTGATAAAACCAGCGGCACCGGCGGACCGCTATTGGGGGACGCGACGGCCAAGCTGATCCAGAGACGCCTCAGTGCCGTTCTCAATTCGAATAGCACCGGCATGGATTCGGTCGGCAGGCTTGCAGATCTGGGCATCAGCCGGGACGTGGATGGTAAACTGAAAATGACCACCGCTACGTTGACTGGCGCATTGAAAGAAAATTTTAACGGCGTTGTCCAGTTTTTCTCCCATACCAGCGATGGTGAGGAAGGCTTTTCGGTACGAATGCGTGACGAGCTGGATTCGATGCTCAATTCCATTAATGGGTCCATAACGGCCCGGCAAAAAGGAATCCAGAACAGTATCGATGGGATTCAGGAGGACGTTGATCGGATAGAAACGCGTGTTACCGCTTCAGAATCGCGTATCCGGGCGCAGTTCAACGCACTTGAATTGCTGCTGAGCGAGTATCAGACGACCGGCAACTATCTGACCCAACAGATCACCAGCCTGCAAAACCTGAACACGTCCATTGCGAATAGATAG